A region of Chloroflexota bacterium DNA encodes the following proteins:
- a CDS encoding anti-sigma factor RsbA family regulatory protein, with protein sequence MSPLGNSTHQALFYRADGEYLKGLRRFLRPALGSGDPIAISVPEHKLGLVREQLLDGSDKELLDMSEVGRNPGRILSMIERLRQERPGRMLHYVGEPIWPGRTEEEIREAVRHEALLNVMLEATPMRVLCPYDAGALDDSVLESAKRTHPEIVENGAPRSSGCYSEAIPPECEIPLTTPPEDASSYVIKQETMSNLRAAVRDHGHDAGFGGDFVEDLQLVANELVTNALRHGVALRQLTVWGTSEEMICQVENEGAISDPLAGRRNPHPRAEHGMGLWIVHQLSDLVEMRDGTRTTVRAHLAA encoded by the coding sequence ATGTCGCCCTTGGGCAATAGCACTCACCAGGCGCTCTTTTATCGAGCCGACGGGGAGTACTTGAAGGGGCTCAGGCGTTTTCTTAGACCCGCCCTCGGGTCCGGAGATCCGATCGCTATCTCGGTACCCGAGCACAAGCTTGGACTCGTCCGTGAACAGCTGCTCGATGGCTCGGACAAGGAGCTGCTCGATATGTCCGAGGTGGGCCGCAACCCCGGGCGGATTCTCTCGATGATCGAGCGACTACGGCAGGAGCGCCCGGGACGGATGCTGCACTACGTCGGAGAGCCCATCTGGCCCGGAAGGACGGAAGAAGAGATTCGTGAGGCCGTCCGCCACGAAGCTCTGCTCAACGTCATGCTGGAGGCCACTCCGATGCGCGTTCTGTGCCCCTACGACGCCGGTGCACTTGACGACTCCGTGCTGGAAAGCGCGAAGCGGACACATCCCGAGATCGTCGAGAACGGAGCGCCGCGCTCGAGTGGCTGTTACAGCGAAGCGATACCGCCCGAATGCGAGATACCGCTGACCACTCCACCCGAGGACGCTTCCAGCTATGTGATCAAACAAGAAACGATGAGTAACTTGCGCGCGGCGGTCCGAGACCACGGTCACGACGCCGGATTCGGCGGGGACTTCGTCGAGGATCTTCAGCTCGTGGCCAACGAGCTGGTTACGAACGCGCTTCGCCATGGGGTTGCCCTGCGGCAGCTGACCGTCTGGGGGACATCCGAGGAGATGATCTGTCAGGTTGAAAACGAGGGCGCGATTTCGGATCCGCTTGCCGGACGCCGCAATCCGCACCCGCGCGCGGAGCACGGGATGGGGTTGTGGATCGTC
- a CDS encoding UdgX family uracil-DNA binding protein (This protein belongs to the uracil DNA glycosylase superfamily, members of which act in excision repair of DNA. However, it belongs more specifically to UdgX branch, whose founding member was found to bind uracil in DNA (where it does not belong), without cleaving it, appears to promote DNA repair by a pathway involving RecA, rather than base excision.): MSNTSGSNGSATTDRPPAPVPSRPSLKSMSEAVQECRACDLWEGGTQAVMGEGRRQSELVLVGEQPGDREDLQGHPFVGPAGRVLDRGLEQSGIPRNEVFITNAVKHFRYKLRGKRRIHQKPDRWQVQACMPWLEAELAVVKPRALVCLGATAGQALIGPSVRVGRDRGRPLESGLAELVTITVHPSSILRARDDRERETAFDEFVADLHKVASWLGFAQNGRD; this comes from the coding sequence GTGAGCAACACAAGCGGCTCAAACGGCAGCGCCACAACGGATAGACCGCCCGCCCCCGTCCCCTCCCGCCCGAGCCTCAAGAGCATGAGCGAGGCGGTCCAAGAATGTCGCGCTTGCGACCTTTGGGAAGGCGGGACGCAGGCCGTCATGGGCGAGGGCAGGCGCCAGTCCGAGCTCGTCCTTGTCGGCGAGCAGCCCGGTGACCGCGAGGACCTGCAGGGGCATCCATTCGTGGGGCCTGCCGGTCGTGTGCTGGATCGGGGACTCGAGCAGTCCGGGATCCCGCGCAACGAGGTCTTCATCACGAACGCGGTGAAGCACTTCCGCTACAAGCTGCGCGGGAAGCGGCGCATTCATCAGAAGCCAGACCGCTGGCAAGTGCAGGCGTGCATGCCGTGGCTCGAAGCCGAGCTGGCGGTGGTGAAGCCTCGGGCGCTGGTGTGTCTGGGGGCGACGGCCGGCCAGGCCTTGATCGGTCCCAGCGTTCGGGTCGGCCGCGACCGCGGTCGCCCGCTCGAGTCGGGGCTGGCTGAGCTGGTCACGATCACCGTCCATCCTTCGTCGATCCTCAGAGCCCGGGACGATCGCGAGCGAGAGACGGCGTTCGATGAGTTCGTCGCAGACTTGCATAAGGTGGCGAGCTGGCTTGGCTTTGCGCAGAACGGACGGGATTAG
- a CDS encoding LLM class F420-dependent oxidoreductase, producing MKIGYFLSSEEWGPRELVELAVKSQDAGFEGLWISDHFHPWNDEQGHSPFVWSVIGAIARAVPGVMVTTAVTCPTLRIHPAVIAQAAATSAVLLDGNFALGVGSGEALNEHIFGDRWPSADERLEMLEESVEVMRTLWRGGFQDHRGRHYRVDNARIYDLPELPPPVFVSGFGSKSIDLAARIGDGFCTVQPDAEAVERFRTNGGGQKPVQGGMKACFDDDQERAKRIAYSLWPNEALPGELAQVLPTTRHFEQATELVTSEMVAEEVPCGPDPDRHIKAITAYAEAGFDELYIQQIGPEQDAFFAAYAEHVLPRVREEVPARV from the coding sequence GTGAAGATCGGCTACTTCCTTTCAAGCGAGGAATGGGGCCCTCGGGAGCTGGTCGAACTCGCCGTCAAGTCGCAGGACGCCGGATTCGAGGGACTGTGGATCTCGGACCACTTCCACCCGTGGAACGACGAGCAGGGGCACAGCCCGTTTGTGTGGTCGGTCATCGGGGCGATCGCGCGCGCCGTTCCCGGCGTCATGGTGACGACAGCGGTCACCTGTCCGACTCTGAGGATTCATCCTGCCGTAATCGCCCAGGCGGCGGCCACCTCGGCCGTCTTGCTCGACGGAAACTTTGCGCTGGGCGTAGGGAGCGGCGAGGCTCTCAACGAGCACATCTTCGGTGACCGCTGGCCCAGCGCCGACGAGCGCCTGGAGATGCTTGAGGAGTCCGTGGAGGTGATGCGCACTCTGTGGCGAGGCGGCTTTCAGGACCACCGCGGCCGCCATTACCGCGTCGATAATGCGCGCATCTATGACCTGCCCGAGCTGCCCCCGCCGGTCTTCGTCTCGGGGTTCGGCTCCAAGTCGATCGACCTCGCGGCACGCATCGGAGACGGCTTTTGCACGGTCCAACCCGACGCAGAAGCCGTGGAGCGTTTCCGCACCAACGGCGGCGGCCAGAAGCCCGTGCAGGGTGGAATGAAGGCGTGCTTTGACGACGACCAGGAGCGCGCCAAGCGGATCGCCTACAGCCTGTGGCCAAACGAAGCACTTCCGGGCGAGCTGGCGCAGGTCCTCCCGACGACAAGACATTTCGAGCAGGCGACCGAGTTGGTGACTTCGGAGATGGTCGCGGAAGAGGTTCCCTGCGGCCCCGACCCCGATCGCCACATCAAGGCGATCACCGCGTACGCCGAAGCTGGGTTCGACGAGCTATATATCCAGCAAATCGGTCCCGAACAGGACGCCTTCTTCGCCGCTTATGCGGAGCATGTTCTCCCGCGCGTGCGGGAAGAAGTGCCCGCGCGGGTCTAA
- a CDS encoding molybdopterin-dependent oxidoreductase, with amino-acid sequence MPKRRGRLTEPLIRENGSLRPAGWDEALDFAAAGLARAREQDATRSFGMFSCSKASNEVNFLAQKFARSVMGSSNIDSCNRTUHAPSVVGLATVFGAGGGTSSYKEVEETDLLILWGSNARETHPIFFHHLLKGVHRGARLFVIDPRRTGSAQWADTWLGLDVGTDIALANTIGREIIHAGLANETFIGRATTGFAEYRESVEPWTLEEGERVTGVPAETIRELAHAYARADRAILCWTLGITEHITAVDNVLSLINLGLLTGHVGRYGSGLNPLRGQNNVQGGGDMGAIPDRLPGFQDVQNDHAARARFEAAWGVELPPKRGWHLSQMFEAMERGELRTLYVFGENPAQSEADSKKAIELLGGLDFLIAQDILMTRTCDMADVVLPGTASWCEVDGGTVTNSERRVQRMRKALDPPGQARDDHWIIAELARRLGHDWGQPTLEQAWDELRSLSPMHGGMSYDRLDELGGIQWPCPSEDHPGSLYLHGRLWSEPLEGRPAPFSVTTWVPPIDELNDEFPIRLTTGRRLDSYNTGVQSGLYSSPLRRGETLDLHPEDAENLGVEPGEVVKVSSRRGSINAPVRFDPNLRPGLAFMTFHFPDQVDVNLLTIDATDPKSGTAEFKATAVHVEKLNGGARQTAGVASGRADT; translated from the coding sequence ATGCCAAAGCGGCGCGGCAGGTTGACCGAGCCTCTAATCCGCGAGAACGGTTCGCTTCGCCCGGCCGGGTGGGACGAGGCGCTCGATTTCGCGGCAGCGGGGCTTGCGCGCGCGAGAGAGCAGGACGCCACTCGATCGTTCGGGATGTTCAGCTGTTCGAAAGCCTCGAACGAGGTGAACTTCCTCGCTCAGAAGTTTGCGCGCTCCGTGATGGGGTCGAGCAATATCGACTCGTGCAACCGCACTTGACACGCTCCTAGCGTCGTCGGTCTGGCGACGGTGTTCGGTGCGGGCGGCGGGACGTCGTCTTATAAGGAGGTCGAGGAGACGGATCTGCTGATCCTGTGGGGCTCGAACGCGCGTGAAACGCATCCCATCTTCTTCCACCATCTGCTGAAGGGCGTGCATCGCGGGGCGAGGCTGTTCGTGATCGACCCGCGGCGCACTGGCTCGGCCCAGTGGGCCGACACGTGGCTGGGGCTGGATGTCGGTACCGACATCGCGCTCGCCAACACCATCGGCCGCGAGATCATTCATGCCGGGCTCGCCAACGAAACCTTTATCGGTCGTGCGACGACGGGCTTCGCCGAGTATCGCGAGTCGGTCGAGCCGTGGACCCTGGAGGAGGGCGAGCGCGTGACCGGTGTCCCCGCAGAGACCATCCGCGAGCTTGCGCACGCTTACGCGCGCGCTGACCGAGCGATTCTGTGCTGGACGCTCGGGATCACCGAGCACATCACGGCGGTCGACAACGTTCTCTCGCTCATCAATCTCGGGCTACTCACCGGCCATGTCGGTCGCTATGGATCAGGGCTGAATCCGCTGCGCGGTCAAAACAACGTTCAGGGCGGCGGGGACATGGGCGCGATCCCAGACCGGCTGCCCGGCTTTCAGGACGTTCAGAACGACCACGCCGCGCGAGCGCGGTTCGAGGCCGCCTGGGGCGTCGAGCTTCCGCCCAAGCGTGGCTGGCATCTCTCGCAGATGTTCGAGGCCATGGAGCGCGGCGAGCTGCGCACGCTGTACGTGTTTGGCGAAAACCCCGCGCAGTCGGAGGCGGATTCGAAGAAGGCGATCGAGTTGCTTGGAGGTCTCGACTTTTTGATTGCCCAAGACATCCTCATGACGCGGACCTGCGACATGGCGGACGTCGTCTTGCCCGGAACGGCCTCATGGTGCGAGGTCGACGGTGGCACAGTTACCAACAGCGAGCGGCGAGTGCAGCGGATGCGTAAGGCTTTGGACCCGCCGGGCCAAGCCCGCGACGACCACTGGATCATCGCCGAGCTGGCTCGCCGACTAGGCCACGACTGGGGGCAACCCACACTCGAGCAAGCCTGGGACGAGCTGCGCTCGCTGAGCCCAATGCATGGCGGCATGAGCTACGACCGGCTGGACGAGCTGGGAGGAATCCAGTGGCCCTGTCCGAGCGAGGATCACCCGGGCTCCCTTTACCTGCATGGACGGCTCTGGTCGGAGCCCCTCGAGGGCCGGCCCGCGCCGTTCTCCGTCACGACCTGGGTGCCGCCTATCGACGAGCTGAACGATGAGTTCCCGATTCGGCTGACCACGGGCAGGCGGCTTGACTCCTACAACACCGGGGTCCAGTCTGGCCTCTACAGCTCCCCCCTCCGTCGCGGCGAGACCCTCGATCTGCACCCTGAAGACGCTGAGAACCTCGGTGTGGAGCCCGGCGAAGTCGTCAAGGTGAGCTCTCGGCGCGGCTCCATTAACGCTCCCGTCCGCTTTGACCCGAACCTGCGGCCCGGCCTCGCGTTCATGACGTTTCACTTCCCAGACCAAGTCGACGTCAATCTGCTGACGATCGACGCCACAGACCCCAAGTCGGGGACGGCGGAGTTCAAGGCGACGGCGGTGCACGTTGAGAAGCTGAACGGGGGCGCACGCCAGACGGCTGGAGTCGCCAGCGGCCGGGCGGACACGTAG